The Actinopolyspora erythraea genome has a segment encoding these proteins:
- a CDS encoding serine hydrolase domain-containing protein has product MSGISGLRRGLTAVGLAAVVMLPGTVTAASPDAKPAGESDTTATASSEELRQRLEAVHEAGMPGIQAAVRQGERTWSGAAGVADTRTGRPMGADFRHRVGSITKTFTATAVLRQVSAGRVELDAPVKQYLPELFPGERGERITTRMLLNHTSGIADYDHVVFESATRGSLADLERNRFRYHTPEELISIGLEQPPTNEPGQGWAYSNTNYVIAGELLREVTGQAPERYITREIIRPLGLRHTYFPRFNPFIPGPSSKAYEALYHQPDRRGEYSVYTPSAWRTAGALISTPSDLNRFYDALLGGELLDEKALAQMRRTVAVPGSSTRYGLGLMRIETGACGTLWGHDGVVWGMSALALRSADGQRQLSYGVNLTKYQRLGDDGLPKPHPIDRELTALQGSVLCGAAGTASTRSLDSTGVAQLAQLRSSTS; this is encoded by the coding sequence ATGAGCGGGATCAGCGGACTGCGACGCGGACTGACGGCGGTGGGGCTGGCGGCGGTGGTGATGCTGCCTGGCACCGTCACCGCCGCCAGCCCCGACGCGAAACCGGCTGGCGAATCGGACACTACGGCCACGGCGAGTTCGGAAGAACTGCGGCAACGGCTCGAGGCGGTGCACGAGGCCGGCATGCCCGGGATACAGGCGGCGGTGCGCCAGGGCGAACGGACCTGGAGCGGGGCGGCGGGAGTCGCCGACACCCGCACGGGGCGGCCGATGGGAGCCGACTTCCGGCACCGGGTGGGCAGCATCACGAAGACGTTCACCGCGACCGCCGTGCTGCGGCAGGTCTCGGCCGGACGCGTCGAGCTGGACGCCCCGGTCAAGCAATACCTGCCCGAACTGTTCCCCGGCGAGCGCGGCGAGCGGATCACCACGCGAATGCTGCTGAACCACACCAGCGGCATCGCCGACTACGACCACGTGGTCTTCGAGTCGGCCACTCGGGGCTCACTGGCCGATCTGGAACGGAACCGGTTCCGTTACCACACCCCCGAAGAGTTGATCTCGATCGGTCTCGAACAGCCCCCGACCAACGAGCCGGGGCAGGGCTGGGCCTACTCCAACACCAACTACGTCATCGCGGGCGAACTGCTCCGCGAGGTCACCGGACAGGCTCCCGAGCGATACATCACCCGCGAGATCATCCGTCCCCTCGGGCTGCGGCACACCTACTTTCCCAGGTTCAACCCGTTCATCCCGGGGCCGAGCAGCAAGGCGTACGAGGCGTTGTACCACCAGCCGGACCGGCGTGGGGAGTACAGCGTCTACACCCCCAGCGCGTGGCGCACGGCGGGAGCGCTGATCTCCACGCCATCCGACCTGAACCGGTTCTACGACGCGCTGCTGGGTGGTGAACTGCTGGACGAGAAGGCGCTCGCACAGATGCGGCGAACCGTGGCGGTGCCGGGAAGTTCGACGCGGTACGGCCTCGGGCTGATGCGGATCGAAACCGGTGCCTGCGGAACCCTGTGGGGCCACGACGGCGTGGTATGGGGCATGTCCGCGTTGGCGCTGCGCAGTGCCGACGGACAACGGCAGCTCAGCTACGGCGTGAACCTGACCAAGTACCAACGGCTCGGCGACGACGGCCTGCCGAAACCCCACCCCATCGACCGGGAGCTCACCGCCCTGCAGGGCAGTGTCCTCTGCGGCGCGGCCGGGACCGCGAGCACGCGTTCGCTGGACAGCACCGGAGTCGCTCAGCTCGCACAGCTCCGTTCGTCCACCTCGTGA
- the coaBC gene encoding bifunctional phosphopantothenoylcysteine decarboxylase/phosphopantothenate--cysteine ligase CoaBC, producing the protein MVLGVSGGVAAYKACEVLRGLTESGHDVRVAPTDAALRFVGAATFEALSGHPARTDVFDDVPSVPHVRLGQEADLVVVAPATADLLARAANGIADDLLTSTLLTARCPVLLVPAMHTEMWEHPATRHNIALLRSRGVVVAEPDSGRLTGADSGKGRLPDPAEIVDLARLLLAEPTGLPRDLEGRGVVVSAGGTREPLDPVRYLGNRSSGRQGFALARVAAHRGADVTLVAANTADLVVPAGVRLRRVGTAEELRSELLEVADGADAVVMSAAVADFRPSESAEHKIKKNSGDPPPVELSRNPDVLGELVRQRANGRLRAGVIAGFAAETGDPDTTVLEYGRKKLAHKECDLLVVNAVGDGRAFEVEDNAGWLLASSGVEHPIPHGSKSLLASRLWDAVVEQFAAGNS; encoded by the coding sequence ATCGTTCTCGGGGTGAGCGGTGGTGTCGCCGCCTACAAGGCCTGCGAAGTGCTGCGAGGTCTGACCGAGAGCGGTCACGACGTTCGGGTGGCTCCCACCGACGCCGCGCTCCGCTTCGTGGGGGCGGCCACGTTCGAGGCGCTGTCCGGGCATCCGGCGCGAACCGACGTGTTCGACGACGTGCCCAGCGTTCCTCACGTGCGGCTCGGGCAGGAGGCCGATCTGGTGGTGGTCGCTCCGGCCACCGCCGACCTGCTGGCACGGGCCGCCAACGGCATCGCCGACGACCTGCTCACCTCGACCCTGCTGACGGCGCGTTGCCCGGTGCTGCTGGTTCCGGCCATGCACACCGAGATGTGGGAGCACCCGGCGACGCGGCACAACATAGCGCTGCTGCGTTCCAGGGGAGTGGTGGTCGCCGAACCGGACAGTGGACGGCTCACCGGTGCTGACTCCGGCAAGGGGCGTCTGCCCGATCCCGCCGAGATCGTCGACCTGGCGCGGTTGCTGTTGGCCGAGCCCACCGGGCTTCCCCGTGATCTGGAGGGGCGCGGCGTCGTCGTCTCGGCGGGCGGCACGCGCGAGCCGCTGGACCCGGTGCGCTACCTCGGCAACCGCTCCTCGGGCAGGCAGGGCTTCGCGCTGGCCAGGGTGGCCGCGCACCGGGGCGCCGATGTCACGCTGGTCGCCGCGAACACCGCCGACCTCGTGGTCCCGGCCGGGGTCCGGCTCCGGCGGGTGGGTACCGCCGAGGAACTCCGCTCGGAGCTGCTCGAGGTCGCGGACGGGGCCGACGCGGTGGTGATGTCGGCTGCGGTGGCCGACTTCCGGCCCTCCGAGAGCGCCGAGCACAAGATCAAGAAGAATTCGGGCGATCCGCCCCCGGTGGAACTGAGCCGCAACCCGGACGTGCTGGGGGAGCTGGTGCGCCAGCGTGCGAACGGGCGGCTTCGCGCCGGGGTGATCGCCGGGTTCGCCGCGGAGACCGGTGATCCGGACACCACGGTGCTGGAGTACGGCCGGAAGAAACTCGCGCACAAGGAGTGCGACCTGCTGGTGGTCAACGCGGTCGGTGACGGTCGGGCCTTCGAGGTCGAGGACAACGCGGGATGGCTGTTGGCCTCCTCCGGGGTGGAGCACCCCATCCCGCACGGCTCGAAGAGCCTGCTGGCGTCCAGATTGTGGGACGCCGTCGTCGAGCAGTTCGCTGCCGGGAACAGCTGA
- the fmt gene encoding methionyl-tRNA formyltransferase yields MRVVFAGTPDTAVPALRGLLDSRHEVAAVVTRPDAPAGRGRRTVPSPVRECAERHGIEVLTPASASDPEFLRRLSELEPDCCPVVAYGALLRQEALDIPRYGWINLHFSLLPAWRGAAPVPASIRRGDDITGASTFRIVPELDAGPVFGVVTEGIRADDTAGSLLDRLAVSGADLLVATLDAVESGTARAEPQSEDGATYAPKITTADAKVDFGMPARAVDRVIRSVTPDPGAWAWLAEHRIKLGPVTVVEADSPELRELRPGEILVQRKRVLVGTATDPVRLGEVQAHGKKRMPATDWARGVHLEQGTVLK; encoded by the coding sequence ATGCGCGTGGTATTCGCGGGCACTCCCGACACCGCAGTGCCCGCACTTCGCGGCCTGCTCGACTCGCGGCACGAGGTCGCGGCCGTGGTCACCAGGCCGGACGCCCCCGCCGGGCGGGGGCGCAGAACAGTGCCGTCGCCGGTACGCGAATGCGCCGAGCGGCACGGGATCGAGGTGCTGACACCCGCCAGCGCCTCGGATCCGGAGTTCCTGCGGCGGCTCTCCGAGCTGGAGCCCGACTGCTGTCCGGTGGTCGCCTACGGCGCGCTGCTGCGGCAGGAGGCGCTCGACATACCCCGGTACGGCTGGATCAACCTGCACTTCTCGCTGCTGCCCGCCTGGCGGGGGGCGGCTCCGGTGCCCGCCTCGATCCGCAGGGGGGACGACATCACCGGCGCCAGCACGTTCCGGATCGTGCCCGAACTCGACGCCGGACCGGTGTTCGGCGTGGTCACCGAGGGGATCCGCGCGGATGACACGGCCGGTTCGCTGCTGGACCGGTTGGCCGTGTCCGGTGCCGACCTGCTGGTCGCGACCCTCGACGCGGTCGAGAGCGGTACCGCTCGTGCCGAGCCGCAGTCCGAGGACGGAGCGACCTACGCTCCCAAGATCACCACGGCGGATGCCAAGGTCGACTTCGGCATGCCCGCGCGGGCCGTGGACCGGGTGATCCGCTCCGTGACCCCGGATCCGGGGGCCTGGGCGTGGCTGGCCGAGCACCGGATCAAACTGGGACCGGTTACCGTGGTCGAGGCCGACTCCCCGGAGCTGCGCGAACTGCGACCGGGCGAGATCCTCGTCCAGCGCAAGCGGGTGCTGGTCGGCACCGCCACCGACCCCGTCCGGCTCGGCGAGGTCCAGGCCCACGGCAAGAAACGCATGCCCGCCACCGACTGGGCGCGCGGTGTGCACCTCGAACAAGGAACCGTGCTGAAGTGA
- the metK gene encoding methionine adenosyltransferase, which yields MGPDQRRLFTSESVTEGHPDKMADSISDAILDAMLAQDPRSRVAMETMITTGQVHLAGEVTTEAYVDLPAIVREKVLEIGYDNSVKGFDGDSCGINVSIDAQSPDIGQGVDSAHESRVEGVIDEIAQQGAGDQGLMFGYACDDTPELMPLPIALAHRLSRRLARVRHEGVLSALRPDGKTQVTVEYAGDQPVRLDTVVVSTQHSENVDPDEGVAAEVREYVVRPELSELALDASDTMLLVNPTGRFVTGGPMGDCGLTGRKIIVDTYGGMARHGGGAFSGKDPSKVDRSAAYATRWVAKNAVAAGLANRIEVQTAYAIGKAAPVGLFVETFGTENVDPVKIQAAINEVFDLRPAAIIRDLDLLRPIYAPTAAYGHFGRTDVDLPWERTDRAEALRSLADR from the coding sequence ATGGGTCCCGACCAGCGTCGGCTGTTCACCAGTGAGTCCGTGACCGAGGGCCACCCGGACAAGATGGCCGACTCGATCAGTGACGCGATCCTGGACGCGATGCTGGCGCAGGACCCGCGTTCGCGTGTGGCGATGGAGACCATGATCACCACGGGCCAGGTGCACCTGGCCGGTGAGGTCACCACCGAGGCCTATGTGGACCTGCCCGCGATCGTGCGGGAGAAGGTCCTGGAGATCGGGTACGACAACTCGGTCAAGGGCTTCGACGGCGACTCCTGCGGCATCAACGTCTCGATCGACGCGCAGTCGCCGGACATCGGTCAGGGTGTCGACAGCGCGCACGAGTCCCGTGTCGAGGGTGTCATCGACGAGATCGCCCAGCAGGGTGCCGGTGACCAGGGGCTCATGTTCGGCTACGCCTGTGACGACACGCCGGAGCTGATGCCGCTGCCGATCGCCCTGGCGCACCGGCTCTCCAGGAGGTTGGCCCGGGTGCGCCACGAGGGTGTGCTCTCCGCGCTGCGCCCGGACGGCAAGACCCAGGTGACGGTCGAGTACGCCGGGGACCAGCCCGTCCGGCTGGACACCGTGGTGGTCTCGACCCAGCACTCCGAGAACGTGGACCCGGACGAGGGCGTGGCCGCCGAGGTGCGGGAGTACGTGGTCCGTCCGGAGCTCTCCGAACTGGCCCTGGACGCCTCGGACACCATGTTGCTGGTGAATCCGACGGGTCGGTTCGTCACGGGTGGTCCGATGGGTGACTGTGGTCTGACGGGCCGCAAGATCATTGTGGATACCTATGGTGGTATGGCGCGGCACGGTGGTGGCGCGTTCTCGGGTAAGGACCCGTCGAAGGTGGACCGGTCGGCGGCGTACGCGACTCGGTGGGTGGCCAAGAACGCGGTGGCCGCGGGGTTGGCGAACCGGATCGAGGTGCAGACGGCGTACGCGATCGGTAAGGCGGCTCCGGTGGGGCTGTTCGTGGAGACGTTCGGGACCGAGAACGTGGATCCGGTCAAGATTCAGGCGGCGATCAACGAGGTGTTCGATCTGCGGCCGGCGGCGATCATCCGGGATCTGGATCTGTTGCGGCCGATCTACGCGCCGACGGCGGCCTACGGGCACTTCGGGCGTACGGATGTGGACCTGCCCTGGGAACGCACCGACCGGGCCGAAGCGCTCCGGTCACTGGCCGATCGGTGA
- a CDS encoding putative glycoside hydrolase, which produces MVDPTPGNSDDNETSAGEHHEERNSEPSRQRRGRRASLGKIAMTVGGLLLVVGGIWVTNLLTAQRPAVRGLPDHPLTPAAVAEGDVRVETDSPEKVRASIDGEPVPVRVRDGAALLRPSGLSEGSHELRVELPSGAVPWNRTLTESFEVDSTPPELRLPETVNTESFSDPVTVSGTAEGASRVTIGGKEVPLDGSGRFGRELSDPAASVAVEAADRAGNTTSTEVRVEVEHPGMRAVHMTGLAWSSDQLREPVLRMARQGLIDTVELDIKDESGEVQYDSAVPLAERIGADKGYYDARRAIDRLHDMGVRVVGRLVAFKDPVLAEAAWKAGNRDQVVRTASGGPYNGGYGDYSFTNFANPTVRDYNIDIAAEAARLGFDDVLYDYVRRPDGDRSGMRFAGLEKTPSESIAGFLRQSRERLREHGTYLGASVFGITVTRPESVGQNIPKIAEYVDYVAPMIYPSHWGPGEYDVADPNNEPYKIVRRSLRDWRGTVDGTGSEVIPWLQDFSLGVHYGPGKVSAQIAATRDNGIDSFLLWSPSCDYTEAALSATP; this is translated from the coding sequence ATGGTTGATCCGACGCCAGGAAACAGCGACGACAACGAAACGTCAGCGGGCGAACACCACGAGGAGCGGAACTCGGAACCTTCCCGGCAGCGCCGCGGCAGGCGGGCTTCGCTGGGAAAGATCGCCATGACAGTGGGCGGACTGCTGCTCGTGGTCGGCGGTATCTGGGTGACGAACCTGCTCACCGCGCAACGTCCCGCCGTGCGCGGGTTGCCCGACCATCCGCTCACCCCCGCGGCAGTCGCGGAGGGGGACGTCCGCGTGGAGACGGACTCCCCGGAGAAGGTCAGGGCCAGCATCGACGGGGAGCCCGTGCCCGTCCGGGTGCGGGACGGCGCGGCACTGCTGCGGCCGAGCGGGTTGTCCGAGGGGAGCCACGAGCTGCGCGTCGAGCTGCCCTCCGGAGCCGTGCCCTGGAACAGGACCCTGACCGAGAGTTTCGAGGTGGATTCCACCCCTCCCGAGTTGCGTCTTCCGGAGACCGTGAACACCGAGTCCTTTTCGGACCCGGTCACCGTCTCCGGGACGGCGGAGGGCGCCTCCCGGGTCACCATCGGAGGGAAGGAGGTTCCGCTCGACGGTTCCGGCCGGTTCGGTCGGGAGCTGAGCGACCCGGCCGCGAGCGTGGCCGTCGAGGCCGCCGACCGGGCGGGCAACACGACCTCGACCGAGGTCAGGGTCGAAGTGGAACACCCCGGTATGCGGGCCGTGCACATGACCGGTCTGGCCTGGTCCAGCGATCAGCTCCGCGAGCCGGTGCTGCGCATGGCACGACAGGGACTCATCGACACCGTGGAACTGGACATAAAGGACGAGAGTGGCGAGGTCCAGTACGACTCCGCCGTGCCGCTGGCCGAGCGGATCGGGGCCGACAAGGGCTACTACGACGCTCGCCGCGCCATCGACCGGCTGCACGACATGGGCGTGCGAGTAGTGGGCAGGCTCGTGGCTTTCAAGGACCCGGTCCTGGCCGAGGCCGCCTGGAAGGCAGGCAACCGGGACCAGGTCGTACGCACCGCCTCCGGCGGCCCCTACAACGGCGGTTACGGCGACTACTCGTTCACCAACTTCGCGAATCCCACGGTGCGCGACTACAACATCGACATCGCCGCCGAGGCGGCCCGACTCGGTTTCGACGACGTGCTCTACGACTACGTGCGCAGGCCGGATGGTGATCGGAGCGGAATGCGGTTCGCCGGGCTGGAGAAAACGCCCTCCGAAAGCATCGCGGGATTTCTGCGGCAGTCCCGCGAGCGACTCCGCGAACACGGCACCTATCTGGGTGCCTCGGTGTTCGGCATCACCGTGACGAGACCGGAATCGGTCGGGCAGAACATTCCGAAGATCGCGGAATACGTCGACTACGTGGCACCGATGATCTATCCCTCGCACTGGGGTCCCGGTGAGTACGACGTGGCCGACCCCAACAACGAGCCCTACAAGATCGTGCGGCGCTCGTTGCGGGACTGGCGTGGGACGGTCGACGGAACCGGCTCCGAGGTGATCCCGTGGTTGCAGGACTTCAGCCTCGGGGTGCACTACGGGCCGGGGAAGGTATCGGCCCAGATCGCGGCCACCAGGGACAACGGGATCGATTCCTTCCTGCTGTGGTCCCCGAGCTGCGACTACACCGAGGCGGCGTTGTCGGCCACCCCCTGA
- the gmk gene encoding guanylate kinase encodes MIDADDGVLPGSASRGTPRLTVVSGPSGVGKSSVLDELREQAPEIYFSVSVTTRPPRAGEIDGVHYHFVGREEFERMIATGEMLEYAQYAGNYYGTPREPVERALESGRPAVLEIELQGARQVRRSMPDAQLVMLLPPSWDDLVHRLTGRMTEDPEVVRRRLETARAELAARSEFDATVVNADVRKAVDELVRLIAGPPAGQSLSSDDR; translated from the coding sequence GTGATCGACGCGGACGACGGCGTGTTGCCGGGGAGTGCCTCCAGGGGCACACCCCGGCTCACCGTCGTTTCCGGCCCCTCCGGTGTGGGCAAGTCGAGCGTGCTCGACGAACTGCGCGAGCAGGCACCGGAGATCTACTTCAGCGTGTCCGTCACCACTCGTCCGCCGCGTGCCGGGGAGATCGACGGGGTGCACTACCACTTCGTCGGTCGCGAGGAGTTCGAACGCATGATCGCCACGGGCGAGATGCTGGAGTACGCCCAGTACGCGGGCAACTACTACGGCACCCCGCGCGAACCGGTGGAACGTGCGCTCGAATCCGGTCGCCCCGCGGTGCTGGAGATCGAACTGCAGGGGGCGCGTCAGGTGCGGCGGAGCATGCCGGACGCCCAGCTGGTCATGCTGTTGCCCCCTTCCTGGGACGATCTGGTCCATCGGCTGACCGGCCGGATGACGGAGGATCCCGAGGTGGTCCGGCGGCGGCTGGAAACGGCGCGTGCCGAACTGGCGGCCCGCTCCGAGTTCGACGCCACCGTGGTCAACGCCGACGTGCGGAAAGCGGTGGACGAGTTGGTACGATTGATAGCCGGTCCCCCTGCCGGGCAGTCGCTGTCCTCGGACGATCGGTAG
- the mihF gene encoding integration host factor, actinobacterial type — translation MALPQLTEEQRAAALEKAAAARRARAELKERLKRGGTSLAEVLDSADNDETLGKMKVSALLEALPGVGKVRAQQIMERLEIANSRRLRGLGERQRKALLAEFNGA, via the coding sequence GTGGCCCTTCCCCAGCTGACCGAGGAGCAGCGGGCTGCGGCACTCGAAAAGGCGGCTGCCGCCCGTCGCGCCCGCGCTGAGCTCAAGGAGCGCCTCAAGCGCGGTGGGACCAGCCTGGCCGAGGTCTTGGACAGTGCCGACAACGACGAGACCCTCGGCAAGATGAAGGTCTCCGCGCTGTTGGAGGCCCTTCCCGGCGTGGGCAAGGTCCGCGCGCAACAGATCATGGAGCGGCTGGAGATCGCGAACAGCCGCAGGCTGCGTGGTCTCGGTGAGCGTCAGCGCAAGGCGCTGCTCGCCGAGTTCAACGGGGCGTGA
- a CDS encoding polysaccharide deacetylase family protein, with amino-acid sequence MSRPPGPHNRLRVLLASTVAIGLLTTSGCATQGSSGTPQPSESPPATSTTAEPTGSPPPSPAEVGANELGRIPVLMYHRITPDPASVYDRTPEQFRAELRRLAAEDYVPITTADYASGRIDIPAGKHPVVLTFDDASTTQFRLNSSGEPAANTAVAILREVSEQHRDFPATASFYITNPPFGGENAARSMRWLHEHGFELGNHTLDHPTLSRSSASEVRHQIAGMRREITEAVPEAEVNTIALPHGVHPEQEGLARSGEADGVRYQHDAVLLVGARPAPAPFTKRFDPLNVPRIRSQSGEGDSAKFGSTAWLDKLAANPSTRYTSDGDPEVISYPSDSARTPAPRYSERATAYEPRN; translated from the coding sequence TTGTCAAGGCCACCAGGCCCCCACAACAGACTGCGCGTACTGCTCGCCTCGACCGTCGCGATCGGACTGCTGACGACGAGCGGATGTGCCACGCAGGGGTCTTCGGGAACTCCGCAACCTAGTGAGAGCCCTCCGGCGACCTCCACGACCGCCGAACCGACGGGCTCGCCACCTCCCTCCCCCGCCGAGGTCGGCGCCAACGAACTGGGCAGGATCCCCGTGTTGATGTACCACCGGATCACCCCGGATCCCGCCAGCGTCTACGACCGCACCCCCGAACAGTTCCGGGCCGAGCTGCGCAGGCTGGCGGCGGAGGACTACGTACCGATCACCACGGCGGACTACGCCAGCGGCCGGATCGACATCCCCGCGGGCAAGCATCCGGTGGTTCTCACCTTCGACGACGCCTCGACCACCCAGTTCCGGTTGAACTCCTCGGGAGAACCGGCGGCGAACACCGCCGTGGCCATCCTCCGCGAGGTGTCCGAACAGCACCGGGACTTCCCGGCCACCGCCTCGTTCTACATCACCAACCCACCGTTCGGCGGGGAGAACGCCGCGCGAAGCATGCGCTGGTTGCACGAGCACGGCTTCGAGCTCGGCAACCACACACTGGATCATCCTACCCTTTCACGGAGCTCGGCCTCGGAGGTGAGGCACCAGATCGCCGGAATGCGGCGCGAGATCACCGAAGCGGTTCCCGAGGCCGAGGTGAACACCATCGCCCTGCCGCACGGGGTCCACCCGGAGCAGGAGGGACTGGCCCGGTCCGGTGAGGCCGACGGTGTCCGGTACCAGCATGACGCGGTGTTGCTCGTCGGGGCCCGCCCCGCTCCCGCACCCTTCACGAAACGCTTCGACCCGCTGAACGTTCCCCGCATCCGCTCGCAGTCGGGCGAGGGGGACTCCGCGAAGTTCGGTTCGACGGCCTGGTTGGACAAACTCGCCGCCAACCCGTCCACTCGCTACACCTCGGACGGCGACCCCGAGGTGATCTCCTATCCCTCGGACAGCGCCCGCACCCCGGCACCGCGGTACTCCGAACGGGCAACGGCCTACGAACCCCGGAACTGA
- the rpoZ gene encoding DNA-directed RNA polymerase subunit omega, protein MSIPNSLTAFPGGQSSNTKSQPSGGVAEGITDPPIDDLLDNVSSKYALAIFAAKRARQIQDYYAQLGEGLLEYVGPLVEPGPREKPLSIALREIHAGVLQHSEGA, encoded by the coding sequence GTGAGCATCCCCAACTCGCTGACCGCCTTTCCCGGCGGCCAGTCTTCCAACACCAAGTCCCAGCCGAGCGGTGGCGTGGCCGAGGGGATCACGGATCCGCCCATCGACGATCTGCTGGACAACGTCAGCTCGAAGTACGCGCTGGCCATCTTCGCCGCCAAGCGGGCGAGGCAGATCCAGGACTACTACGCCCAGCTCGGCGAGGGACTGCTGGAGTACGTGGGCCCGCTGGTCGAGCCGGGGCCGCGTGAGAAGCCGCTGTCCATCGCGCTCCGCGAGATCCACGCGGGCGTGCTGCAGCACTCCGAGGGCGCGTGA
- a CDS encoding tRNA (cytidine(34)-2'-O)-methyltransferase: MFHVVFYHPEIPGNTGNAIRMVAGAGSALHLIEPLGFRVNDADLKRAGLDYHDKAVLRVHPDLDAAWQAIEPRRIIAFTVQAERSYETIDYRPGDVLLFGPESVGLPEGVLPAGPETTRARIPMVPGIRSMNLANSAAVAVYEAWRQQGFA; this comes from the coding sequence GTGTTCCACGTCGTCTTCTACCATCCCGAGATTCCCGGCAACACCGGCAACGCCATCCGAATGGTGGCCGGGGCGGGTAGCGCGCTGCACCTGATCGAGCCACTGGGATTCCGGGTCAACGACGCGGACCTCAAACGCGCGGGGCTCGACTACCACGACAAGGCCGTGCTGCGGGTGCACCCGGATCTGGACGCGGCGTGGCAGGCCATCGAGCCGAGACGGATCATCGCGTTCACGGTCCAGGCCGAGCGCTCGTACGAGACGATCGACTACCGCCCCGGCGACGTGCTGCTGTTCGGCCCCGAGTCGGTGGGGCTCCCCGAAGGGGTGCTTCCCGCGGGGCCCGAGACGACCCGGGCACGTATTCCGATGGTTCCGGGGATCCGCTCGATGAACCTCGCCAACTCGGCCGCGGTGGCCGTGTACGAGGCGTGGCGGCAGCAGGGTTTCGCATAG